In one window of Halococcus salifodinae DSM 8989 DNA:
- the aglF gene encoding UTP--glucose-1-phosphate uridylyltransferase AglF, producing MKAVVLAAGEGTRLRPLTEDKPKGMVEIDGQPILTHCFEQLVELGASELLVVVGYQKEVIISHYGDEFEGVPITYAHQREQAGLAHALLTVEEHIDDDFMLILGDNIFDANLTDVVDRQREDRADAAFLVEEVPMEEADRYGVCDTNDYGEVTDVVEKPENPPTNLVLTGFYTFTPAIFHACHLVQPSARGEYEISEAVDLLLRSGRTIDAVRMDGWRIDVGYPEDRDEAERRLQKKRGEAGTETDANADADADSGSETETADATGNE from the coding sequence ATGAAAGCTGTCGTACTGGCTGCCGGCGAGGGCACCCGTCTCCGGCCGCTCACCGAGGACAAGCCGAAGGGGATGGTCGAAATCGATGGGCAACCCATCCTCACGCACTGTTTCGAACAGCTCGTCGAGCTGGGCGCGAGCGAGCTCCTCGTGGTGGTTGGCTACCAAAAAGAGGTCATCATCAGCCACTACGGCGACGAGTTCGAGGGCGTTCCGATCACGTACGCCCACCAGCGCGAGCAGGCGGGGCTCGCCCACGCCCTCCTCACCGTCGAGGAGCATATCGACGACGACTTCATGCTCATCCTCGGCGACAACATCTTCGACGCGAACCTCACGGACGTCGTGGACCGCCAGCGCGAGGACCGCGCCGACGCGGCCTTCCTCGTCGAGGAGGTCCCGATGGAGGAGGCAGACAGATATGGCGTCTGTGACACCAACGACTACGGCGAAGTCACCGACGTCGTCGAAAAGCCCGAGAACCCGCCGACGAACCTCGTTCTCACCGGCTTTTATACGTTCACGCCAGCGATCTTCCACGCCTGCCATCTCGTCCAGCCCTCCGCGCGCGGCGAGTACGAGATCTCCGAGGCGGTCGACCTCCTGCTCCGCTCCGGACGGACCATCGACGCGGTCCGGATGGACGGCTGGCGGATCGATGTGGGCTATCCCGAAGACAGGGACGAAGCCGAACGACGCCTTCAGAAAAAACGTGGCGAGGCCGGTACTGAGACGGACGCGAATGCGGATGCGGACGCTGATTCCGGTTCGGAAACCGAGACGGCGGACGCGACCGGAAACGAGTAA